The proteins below come from a single candidate division WOR-3 bacterium genomic window:
- the pyrF gene encoding orotidine-5'-phosphate decarboxylase translates to MTKLILALQADNIHQAKKIYRRTQSFVDVYKIGIDLYTKTGPSIIKYLVKAQEEVFLDLKFCDIPSVVCKALLSSLQLGVSMITIHTTGGIEMMKMAADTLREFSEKYRLEKRPIILGVTILTSISPKALAILWGKKSMRNLTAEVCRLAYLAKKAGLDGVVASAHEIKAIKKKCGGDFIVVVPGIRLVPQETKTAEGAKKLATDDQVRFETPRYAAQNGADYIVVGRPIIQALDPVAVIKRIREELKI, encoded by the coding sequence ATGACCAAACTAATTTTGGCGCTCCAAGCTGATAATATTCACCAAGCCAAAAAAATTTATCGCCGTACACAAAGCTTTGTTGATGTGTATAAAATCGGTATCGATTTATACACAAAAACCGGCCCCTCAATCATTAAGTACTTGGTCAAAGCACAGGAAGAAGTCTTTTTAGACTTAAAGTTTTGTGATATTCCAAGTGTTGTATGCAAAGCCCTTCTAAGCAGTTTACAATTAGGTGTCTCAATGATAACCATCCACACGACCGGTGGGATAGAAATGATGAAAATGGCCGCAGACACCCTAAGAGAATTCTCAGAAAAATATCGATTGGAAAAACGCCCAATAATTTTAGGAGTAACAATTCTTACAAGTATTTCACCAAAAGCCTTAGCAATCTTATGGGGTAAAAAAAGTATGCGTAATCTTACCGCTGAGGTCTGCCGACTAGCTTATTTAGCTAAAAAAGCTGGATTAGATGGTGTTGTAGCTTCAGCTCATGAAATTAAAGCTATCAAAAAGAAGTGCGGTGGAGATTTCATTGTTGTTGTTCCGGGCATAAGATTGGTGCCGCAAGAGACAAAAACTGCTGAAGGAGCCAAAAAACTAGCCACTGATGATCAGGTACGATTTGAAACTCCACGTTACGCTGCTCAAAATGGTGCTGATTATATTGTGGTTGGGCGGCCGATTATTCAAGCCCTAGATCCAGTTGCAGTCATAAAAAGAATCCGTGAAGAGCTTAAAATTTAA
- the panB gene encoding 3-methyl-2-oxobutanoate hydroxymethyltransferase gives MSEKITTISLIKRKTVGKKIVCLTAYDYLMAKLFDEAGIDLLLVGDSVANVVYGYETTLPVGMLEMLAHTRAVAKAVKRALVVADMPFMSYQVSPEEALRNAGKFLKAGAEAVKLEGGASIAFTIEKLVKSGIPVMGHLGLMPQSVHLLGGYRLQARTQEAQEKLLEDARALENAGCFAIVLEKIPQGLAKRVTETIKIPTIGIGAGPYCDGQILVWQDMLGLSQNKFKFVKEYTNLYQIIFSAVKNYIQEVNIGSFPAKEHSFDDEQGCP, from the coding sequence ATGAGCGAAAAAATTACCACAATTTCTTTAATTAAACGAAAAACCGTCGGTAAGAAAATTGTCTGTCTTACTGCTTATGATTATCTAATGGCTAAACTTTTCGATGAGGCTGGTATCGATCTACTGCTGGTTGGCGATTCGGTGGCTAATGTGGTATATGGATATGAGACAACACTTCCCGTTGGTATGTTAGAAATGCTCGCTCATACCCGAGCTGTAGCTAAAGCGGTCAAACGAGCTTTAGTTGTGGCTGATATGCCTTTTATGTCCTATCAGGTTTCACCCGAAGAGGCCCTAAGAAATGCTGGTAAATTCTTAAAAGCTGGAGCAGAGGCTGTAAAGCTTGAAGGTGGGGCAAGTATTGCTTTTACTATAGAAAAATTAGTGAAATCCGGCATTCCGGTTATGGGACATTTAGGCCTAATGCCCCAATCGGTTCATCTCTTAGGTGGCTATCGTCTTCAAGCTCGCACCCAAGAAGCCCAAGAAAAGCTATTAGAGGATGCTCGGGCCTTAGAAAATGCCGGATGCTTTGCAATTGTTTTAGAGAAAATTCCGCAGGGTTTAGCTAAAAGAGTCACCGAGACCATCAAGATTCCAACGATTGGTATTGGGGCTGGGCCATACTGTGATGGCCAAATTTTAGTTTGGCAGGATATGCTTGGGCTTTCGCAGAATAAATTTAAGTTTGTTAAAGAATATACCAATCTCTATCAGATTATTTTTAGTGCAGTTAAAAACTATATTCAGGAAGTAAATATCGGGAGCTTTCCCGCCAAGGAGCATAGTTTCGATGATGAGCAAGGTTGTCCGTAG
- a CDS encoding dihydroorotate dehydrogenase electron transfer subunit — protein sequence MIITEKAQIIFNNSLSEEIYSMKLNSPHVAKQAKPGQFVMIRITNDYSFILPRPFAIADCTKNMIRIVYRVVGKGTKVLSTRKPGEILNVLGPLGKPIPKLKNKKVVLCAGGVGIAPLRFLASKLAKNNEIFLYYGAKTKKELILVNELKPLCRKMVLATEDGSYGKKGVILDFLSPDFLRNQKINYIFASGPLPMLKNLELKLQILPEIPVYGFLEAKMGCGCGLCYCCGVKTREGKYLRICTDGPVFSLKKVDLSSLNK from the coding sequence ATGATAATTACTGAAAAAGCCCAGATAATTTTCAATAATAGTCTATCTGAAGAGATATATTCCATGAAACTAAATAGCCCACATGTTGCTAAACAGGCCAAACCAGGACAATTTGTAATGATAAGAATAACAAACGATTATTCGTTTATTTTGCCTCGGCCATTCGCAATTGCTGATTGCACAAAAAATATGATTCGTATCGTATATCGAGTAGTGGGTAAGGGTACAAAAGTCCTAAGTACGCGAAAACCAGGCGAAATCCTAAATGTTCTAGGACCATTAGGTAAACCGATACCAAAGTTAAAAAACAAAAAAGTCGTACTATGCGCTGGGGGTGTTGGAATCGCACCTTTACGATTTTTAGCCTCAAAGTTAGCTAAAAATAATGAAATTTTTTTATACTATGGCGCTAAGACTAAGAAAGAATTAATACTGGTTAACGAGTTAAAGCCCTTGTGTCGTAAAATGGTTTTAGCGACTGAAGACGGTTCTTATGGTAAAAAAGGCGTAATTCTCGATTTTTTAAGCCCTGATTTTTTAAGAAACCAAAAAATTAACTACATATTCGCCAGTGGTCCACTACCAATGTTAAAGAATTTAGAATTAAAACTGCAAATTCTACCAGAAATCCCGGTTTATGGCTTTCTTGAGGCCAAAATGGGGTGTGGTTGTGGCCTGTGTTATTGTTGTGGAGTAAAAACTCGCGAAGGAAAATACCTCAGAATTTGTACCGATGGCCCAGTATTTAGTCTAAAAAAAGTCGATTTATCAAGTCTTAATAAATGA
- a CDS encoding dihydroorotate dehydrogenase, producing the protein MTVIIKNLTFKNPLLLASGTFGLGDKFLGVINKMGGIITKGITIEERLGNPIPRIFETPSGILNSVGLENPGIKKFKTTILPKLTKLQTNLFINIAGSSVDEFTILATELDVPEIAGLEINLSCPNIKNSQRLPAQNPRLVAKIVAAVRKKTSKFLIAKLTANFIDPLITAQAAVDNGADAISLINTLYGIAFDVKTRKPILGGITGGLSGPAIKPFALYCIWHIRQKLDVPIIGGGGIMTANDVKEFLLAGAQLVAIGSGNLVDPFLGLKILKELEE; encoded by the coding sequence ATGACTGTTATCATCAAAAATCTAACTTTTAAAAACCCTTTGCTCTTAGCTTCAGGTACATTTGGACTAGGTGATAAATTTTTAGGTGTAATTAATAAAATGGGCGGGATAATTACCAAAGGAATTACTATCGAGGAACGTTTAGGAAATCCTATACCTAGAATTTTTGAAACCCCATCCGGAATCTTAAACTCAGTCGGACTTGAAAACCCGGGAATAAAAAAATTTAAAACCACAATCCTACCTAAATTAACTAAACTGCAAACCAATCTTTTCATAAATATTGCGGGGAGCTCCGTAGATGAATTTACGATATTAGCTACAGAATTGGATGTGCCCGAAATCGCGGGATTAGAAATCAATCTTTCCTGTCCGAATATCAAAAATTCCCAACGACTACCAGCCCAAAACCCGAGGCTAGTTGCTAAAATCGTGGCCGCTGTACGTAAAAAAACCAGCAAATTTTTGATCGCTAAGCTAACCGCAAATTTTATTGATCCTTTAATTACTGCTCAAGCTGCTGTTGACAATGGTGCTGATGCGATATCGTTAATTAATACTTTATATGGGATAGCATTTGATGTAAAAACCCGTAAACCCATCTTGGGAGGCATCACGGGTGGACTTTCTGGACCGGCGATAAAGCCTTTTGCATTATATTGTATATGGCATATTAGACAAAAACTAGATGTCCCAATCATTGGCGGAGGAGGCATAATGACTGCTAATGATGTAAAAGAATTTCTTCTGGCCGGAGCTCAACTGGTAGCGATTGGCTCGGGAAATTTAGTTGATCCCTTTTTGGGCCTTAAAATACTTAAAGAGCTGGAGGAATAA
- a CDS encoding orotate phosphoribosyltransferase: protein MNIERLLEDYKVLRDGHFLLSSGLHSAKYFEKFRILENPELVVLLAQSIAQYFQDEGIQVVCGPTTGGIIIAYEVARQLKAKCIFAETQKGTPGRIIRRGFSIPEGTKILVVDDVLTTGSSINETLNALELFSGVVVGIGVFIDRSEKDLEFYFRNHKLKLFSCYRAPIENYQPENCPLCKSGIALEVPGRGGK from the coding sequence ATGAATATTGAGCGTCTTTTAGAAGATTATAAAGTCCTCAGGGATGGGCATTTTCTTTTAAGTTCAGGACTACATAGTGCTAAATATTTTGAGAAATTTCGTATCTTAGAAAATCCGGAGTTAGTGGTGCTCTTGGCTCAATCCATTGCGCAGTATTTTCAAGATGAAGGAATTCAAGTGGTGTGCGGACCGACCACGGGGGGGATAATTATTGCCTACGAAGTTGCTCGACAACTTAAAGCTAAATGCATCTTCGCCGAAACTCAAAAAGGTACGCCGGGGCGGATTATTCGTCGCGGATTTTCAATTCCTGAGGGCACCAAAATTTTGGTCGTTGATGATGTGCTTACAACTGGTTCCTCAATTAACGAAACCCTCAATGCTTTAGAACTATTCTCTGGTGTCGTAGTCGGCATCGGCGTCTTTATTGATCGAAGCGAGAAAGATTTAGAATTTTATTTTCGCAATCATAAACTAAAGCTCTTTTCTTGTTATCGGGCACCGATTGAAAATTATCAACCGGAAAATTGCCCATTGTGTAAATCCGGTATAGCACTAGAAGTCCCTGGCCGGGGTGGCAAGTAG
- the hisS gene encoding histidine--tRNA ligase: MIINNPKGTQDFLPPLSTQKSYLENTFRKIAQLYGFEEIVTPTFEHTELFLRSTGLTTDIVTKQMYTFVDKGNRNLALRPEGTPGVVRAVLQYNLKLPIRLFYIGPMFRYERPQKGRYREFYQLGVEIIGEGQPEAELELIDLAMRYFRELKLPDVVTKINSVGCKVCRPQFRNSLKSFLADNLSKLCNDCKVRAEQNPLRVFDCKEDSCQAIYQLAPKITDHLCYECQNHFQRVLEGLSKRKLPFELDKSLVRGLDYYTRTTFEFVPIGASELGSKDSIGGGGRYDNLIKDFGGPQAPAIGFALGLERILLCLPKLERWRPLVFIISLDEKADTEAEELVHKLRDAGIPALKSPQVKTLRSGLGLADTLYCKFVIIIGEDELQKKAYTVKNLVDRSQVEVAQDKLTEYLKASL, translated from the coding sequence ATGATTATCAATAACCCTAAAGGCACCCAGGATTTTTTACCGCCATTATCAACCCAAAAGAGTTATCTGGAGAACACTTTTCGGAAAATTGCCCAACTTTATGGTTTTGAAGAAATTGTTACCCCGACTTTTGAACATACTGAACTTTTTTTGCGCTCTACCGGCCTTACTACCGATATCGTTACTAAGCAGATGTATACTTTTGTGGATAAGGGGAATAGAAATCTTGCCTTGCGACCCGAAGGCACCCCTGGAGTCGTTCGAGCCGTGCTGCAATACAACTTAAAATTGCCTATTCGGCTTTTCTATATTGGACCTATGTTTCGCTATGAACGTCCCCAAAAGGGTCGTTATCGAGAATTTTATCAACTGGGCGTCGAGATTATTGGCGAAGGACAACCGGAAGCCGAGCTAGAACTAATCGATTTGGCGATGAGATATTTTCGTGAACTTAAACTACCGGACGTGGTTACGAAGATTAATAGTGTTGGTTGTAAGGTATGTCGGCCGCAATTTCGCAATAGTTTAAAAAGCTTTCTTGCCGACAATTTATCTAAACTTTGTAATGACTGTAAAGTCCGAGCCGAACAGAATCCGCTTCGGGTGTTTGATTGCAAAGAAGACAGTTGTCAAGCGATTTACCAGCTGGCTCCGAAGATTACGGACCATCTGTGCTATGAATGTCAAAATCATTTTCAAAGAGTGCTTGAAGGCCTTAGCAAGCGCAAACTGCCTTTCGAACTAGATAAGTCACTGGTCCGGGGTCTTGATTATTATACCCGCACCACATTTGAGTTTGTACCGATAGGAGCCTCGGAACTTGGCAGTAAAGACAGCATTGGGGGCGGTGGTCGTTATGACAACCTGATAAAAGACTTCGGTGGTCCTCAAGCCCCTGCGATCGGTTTTGCCCTGGGGCTTGAACGCATTTTACTGTGTTTGCCCAAATTGGAACGCTGGCGGCCATTGGTTTTTATTATTAGCTTAGACGAGAAAGCCGACACCGAGGCAGAAGAATTAGTTCATAAGCTGCGCGACGCTGGTATTCCGGCCCTCAAGTCACCTCAGGTAAAAACTTTGCGGTCCGGACTGGGGCTAGCGGACACCTTATATTGTAAATTTGTAATTATTATTGGCGAAGATGAACTACAAAAAAAGGCCTACACGGTAAAAAATCTTGTAGACCGCAGCCAAGTTGAAGTTGCTCAGGATAAACTAACTGAGTATCTAAAAGCGAGCTTATAA
- a CDS encoding VanZ family protein produces the protein MKKRLVIVYATLIVLIVTLIPLPSKITQVSQPWDKLVHFSVFSILGFVAQSVISLFSLLYGLFLSSVTEFLQKFIPGRAPDITDWATNLIGIIIGSSFWELIRK, from the coding sequence ATGAAAAAGAGACTTGTAATTGTGTATGCCACCCTGATAGTATTAATTGTGACCTTAATACCCTTACCATCTAAAATTACCCAAGTAAGCCAGCCTTGGGATAAATTGGTGCATTTTTCAGTCTTTAGTATATTAGGTTTTGTGGCCCAAAGTGTGATATCTCTGTTTTCTTTACTCTACGGATTATTTTTGTCTAGTGTTACTGAATTCTTACAAAAATTTATTCCCGGCCGGGCACCGGATATCACCGATTGGGCTACTAATTTAATTGGGATAATTATTGGCAGTAGTTTTTGGGAACTAATTCGGAAATAA
- a CDS encoding deoxynucleoside kinase produces the protein MAQARIDNIPQRYIAIEGVIGVGKTALATKLAEHIGARLVLEEVEENPFLSNFYQDMQTYALATQLFFLLSRRRQQEQIAQLDLFTRRVVSDYFFEKDRIFAYLTLSDAELKLYEKIYQFLAKGLPQPDLVVYLQAPVDVLLARIKKRGRSFEQDIDRKYLELLSDAYNHFFLHYSQTALLIVDCTTIDFVKNDSEFSDLVQEIVATTAGKKYYSPKSSKSK, from the coding sequence TTGGCCCAAGCTCGTATAGATAATATCCCCCAGCGGTATATTGCAATTGAAGGGGTTATTGGTGTGGGCAAGACAGCTTTAGCTACCAAGCTGGCCGAACACATCGGAGCTCGTTTGGTGTTAGAAGAAGTTGAAGAAAACCCATTTCTTAGTAATTTTTATCAAGATATGCAAACTTATGCTTTAGCGACGCAACTTTTCTTCTTACTATCCCGGCGCCGACAGCAAGAACAGATTGCCCAGTTGGATCTTTTTACACGGCGAGTGGTGAGTGATTATTTTTTTGAAAAAGACCGCATCTTTGCTTATCTCACGCTGTCCGATGCTGAGCTAAAGCTTTATGAAAAGATTTATCAATTTTTGGCCAAAGGGCTGCCGCAACCAGATTTAGTTGTTTATCTGCAAGCCCCAGTGGATGTTCTTTTGGCACGAATTAAAAAGCGTGGTCGAAGTTTTGAACAAGATATTGACCGCAAATATTTAGAACTTTTAAGCGACGCTTATAACCATTTTTTCTTGCACTATTCCCAGACAGCCCTGTTAATTGTTGACTGCACTACGATTGATTTTGTAAAAAACGACAGCGAATTTTCCGATTTAGTTCAAGAAATCGTGGCCACTACGGCCGGTAAAAAATATTATTCGCCTAAGAGTTCCAAATCAAAATGA
- a CDS encoding tetratricopeptide repeat protein, with protein MKQRRHKCICLLITLFWINCAYFNTFYNAQKYYKEGQEKLLTNPGQAKASFEKAIEKSAKVISKYPRSRYVPNALFIIGMSYYYLGEYSKAIAKFDNLLLIFPETKLNYQVNYYYAQALIANRDYENALVRLKELIRDETQKIPGSLKAEVLYKLAELHYLREEYQEAQNVLTQLITEYPKSVVYFPALVSLGKVQQALGNYSDATATYKKGQTLIERRYPKVVLDTLSVYNELLVNLAKVYIIAGQESLGRAMLDKLVSEDSLKSTQKTLNDEVYLSLGKLFTQMNNLNEANKYFKKVKSPPAVIEAQWFLANNYETQGQFDSAYHYYQAVLTRRETTNFTTQAKIRLELLKSLKDTTVANIGLKIDSSRKIVNIVNIPENDANNNLEDTSFSDVTKTLLSQDSLKNVYEINPDSAKIQFQLAEIYHLNLKDYTKALVEYEKVYLKYPKSSYAPKALLAQAWIYKNIFGADSSNNNDHLKYETILKIIIKEYPNTEYAREAQKMLRME; from the coding sequence GTGAAACAACGACGACATAAATGCATTTGTCTACTAATAACTCTTTTCTGGATAAATTGTGCCTATTTTAATACTTTCTATAACGCCCAGAAGTACTACAAGGAAGGCCAAGAAAAACTATTAACCAATCCCGGCCAGGCTAAAGCAAGTTTTGAAAAAGCGATCGAAAAATCCGCCAAAGTAATCTCTAAGTATCCTCGTTCGCGTTACGTGCCGAACGCATTGTTTATTATCGGCATGTCCTACTACTACTTAGGTGAGTATTCAAAGGCTATTGCCAAGTTTGATAATCTGCTTTTGATTTTTCCGGAAACAAAATTAAATTACCAAGTCAATTATTATTATGCCCAAGCCTTAATCGCTAATCGAGATTACGAGAACGCTTTAGTAAGACTTAAAGAACTCATTAGAGATGAAACTCAAAAAATCCCAGGGTCATTAAAAGCTGAAGTTCTATATAAGTTGGCTGAGCTACATTATTTACGCGAGGAATATCAGGAGGCTCAAAATGTTTTGACCCAACTAATTACAGAATATCCCAAGAGCGTCGTTTATTTCCCGGCTCTTGTTAGCTTGGGAAAAGTTCAACAGGCTTTGGGTAATTATTCTGACGCAACTGCCACTTACAAGAAGGGTCAGACGCTTATCGAACGCCGTTATCCTAAAGTGGTGCTTGATACTTTAAGCGTCTATAATGAACTATTAGTAAACCTTGCCAAAGTCTACATTATTGCCGGCCAAGAAAGTTTAGGGAGGGCAATGCTTGATAAACTGGTATCTGAGGATAGCCTTAAAAGTACCCAGAAAACCTTAAACGACGAGGTTTACTTAAGCTTAGGTAAACTATTTACTCAAATGAATAACCTAAACGAAGCCAATAAATATTTTAAAAAAGTTAAAAGCCCACCAGCAGTCATTGAAGCCCAATGGTTTTTAGCCAATAACTATGAAACACAAGGGCAATTCGATAGTGCCTATCATTACTATCAAGCAGTTTTAACTCGCAGAGAAACCACTAATTTTACTACCCAAGCGAAAATCCGTCTGGAGTTATTAAAAAGCCTAAAAGATACCACAGTAGCTAATATTGGCTTAAAAATTGACTCGTCCCGGAAAATTGTTAATATAGTTAATATACCAGAAAACGATGCTAATAATAATTTAGAAGATACATCTTTTTCAGATGTGACGAAAACCCTACTTTCTCAAGATTCACTAAAAAACGTCTATGAGATTAACCCCGATTCTGCAAAAATTCAGTTTCAGCTTGCTGAAATATATCATCTCAATTTAAAAGACTATACTAAAGCATTAGTCGAATATGAGAAGGTTTACTTAAAATATCCGAAAAGTAGTTATGCCCCCAAGGCGCTTTTGGCTCAAGCTTGGATTTATAAAAATATTTTTGGGGCCGATAGCAGCAATAACAACGACCACTTGAAATACGAAACAATTCTCAAAATAATTATTAAAGAATATCCGAATACTGAATATGCCCGTGAAGCCCAAAAAATGTTAAGAATGGAATAA
- the folK gene encoding 2-amino-4-hydroxy-6-hydroxymethyldihydropteridine diphosphokinase, whose protein sequence is MATVYLGLGSNIGPQKKNLLKAINKLARLDIKIKKISGMYESTFEGYSKIFGISIPAPWPPVLNCALQADTDYSPFEVLQRILQIEKSLGRFRVCGMSNLPRIIDIDILFYNDMIITHRMLTVPHARLHIRPFVLVPLAEIAPNFRHPVFNKSVMELLGELQKKGVKNWPKLV, encoded by the coding sequence ATGGCAACGGTATATTTAGGGTTAGGGTCGAATATCGGTCCCCAAAAGAAAAATCTCCTAAAAGCCATTAATAAACTTGCGCGTTTGGATATAAAGATTAAAAAAATATCAGGAATGTATGAAAGTACCTTTGAGGGTTATTCAAAAATTTTTGGCATTTCCATTCCAGCTCCTTGGCCACCGGTATTAAATTGTGCTCTACAGGCTGACACTGACTATTCACCTTTTGAAGTACTTCAAAGAATTTTACAGATTGAAAAATCCTTAGGTCGGTTCAGAGTTTGCGGCATGAGTAATCTGCCTAGAATCATTGATATTGACATTTTATTTTATAATGATATGATAATTACACATAGGATGTTAACCGTACCACATGCACGATTGCATATTCGGCCATTTGTGTTAGTCCCTCTTGCAGAAATTGCGCCAAATTTTCGCCATCCGGTTTTTAATAAATCAGTTATGGAACTACTTGGGGAATTGCAAAAGAAGGGGGTAAAAAATTGGCCCAAGCTCGTATAG
- a CDS encoding V-type ATP synthase subunit D, which produces MRLNVGATRMELLRLKRRLLVARRGHKLLKDKQEQLMRKILELIREIKGAREKITPELTEINEKFFWAQTYGMAADYDEVLASAARKIELELGAHSIVNINVPMINKLDLTGPIINYNYILTSGELDIALIRLNNILPALINLVITEKTLELMAEELERTRRRVNALEYVLIPSLEETIRYINMKLAEVERGNLVRLMRIKEIIRGS; this is translated from the coding sequence ATGCGGCTAAATGTTGGCGCGACCCGAATGGAGCTTTTGCGCCTGAAGCGGCGGCTTTTAGTTGCCCGGCGCGGCCATAAGCTTCTTAAAGACAAACAAGAACAGCTGATGCGAAAGATTTTAGAGTTGATTCGGGAGATCAAGGGGGCTCGAGAAAAAATTACTCCGGAACTTACCGAAATTAACGAGAAGTTTTTTTGGGCCCAAACCTACGGCATGGCAGCTGATTATGACGAGGTCTTGGCCAGTGCGGCGCGCAAAATTGAATTGGAATTAGGCGCCCATAGTATTGTAAATATTAATGTGCCGATGATTAACAAATTAGATCTCACCGGCCCGATAATCAACTATAATTATATTCTTACCTCCGGGGAATTAGATATTGCCCTGATCAGACTAAATAACATTTTACCCGCCTTAATAAATTTAGTTATTACCGAAAAGACCTTAGAGTTAATGGCTGAAGAATTAGAGCGCACCCGGCGTCGGGTTAATGCCTTAGAATATGTATTAATTCCTTCATTAGAAGAGACGATTCGGTATATCAATATGAAACTTGCTGAGGTTGAACGGGGCAACCTGGTTCGCCTGATGAGAATTAAAGAGATTATTCGCGGTTCATGA
- the panC gene encoding pantoate--beta-alanine ligase, producing MMSKVVRSINVMQCIARELHTKKKVIGFVPTMGYLHAGHLSLVNVAKKYADVVIVSIFVNPIQFGPSEDFNIYPRDFQRDRRLLSAAGVAYIFYPDINQMYPKSYRTYVEVKELSDKLCGRFRVGHFVGVTTVVAKLFNIVQPDIAVFGQKDAQQAIIIKRMVKDLNFPVKIIVAPTVREKDGLAMSSRNVYLTTEERQKAPVLYQALTIAKRLIAQGERDPAKVLQAMRTLIDAVPELKLEYLEIVDLDNLEPVPIIKNRVLIALAARLGKARLIDNIIVKTNG from the coding sequence ATGATGAGCAAGGTTGTCCGTAGTATCAATGTAATGCAATGCATTGCCCGTGAGCTGCATACTAAGAAAAAAGTTATCGGCTTTGTGCCTACGATGGGTTATCTTCATGCCGGTCATCTCAGTCTAGTTAACGTGGCTAAAAAATATGCCGATGTGGTTATTGTGAGTATTTTTGTAAATCCGATACAATTCGGTCCTTCGGAAGATTTTAATATTTATCCCCGAGATTTTCAACGCGACCGAAGGCTCCTGAGTGCAGCAGGGGTTGCCTATATATTTTATCCGGATATTAACCAGATGTATCCAAAAAGTTATCGGACCTACGTGGAAGTAAAAGAACTTTCAGATAAACTGTGTGGTCGCTTTCGAGTTGGTCATTTTGTGGGGGTGACCACTGTGGTTGCGAAACTATTTAATATCGTGCAGCCGGATATCGCAGTATTTGGGCAGAAAGATGCCCAGCAAGCAATCATTATTAAACGAATGGTAAAAGACCTTAATTTTCCGGTAAAGATCATTGTAGCTCCAACGGTCCGAGAAAAAGATGGACTTGCGATGAGTTCTCGAAATGTTTATCTAACAACCGAAGAACGTCAAAAAGCCCCTGTCTTATATCAAGCCCTTACCATAGCGAAAAGATTAATCGCCCAAGGCGAGCGAGACCCGGCTAAAGTTTTACAAGCAATGCGCACCCTTATCGACGCCGTCCCGGAACTAAAACTTGAATATCTTGAGATTGTGGACTTAGATAATTTAGAGCCGGTGCCGATAATCAAAAACAGAGTATTGATTGCCTTAGCGGCTCGATTAGGTAAGGCGCGTTTAATTGATAATATAATCGTTAAAACTAATGGATAA